Proteins encoded by one window of bacterium:
- a CDS encoding NADH-quinone oxidoreductase subunit F (part of NADH-ubiquinone oxidoreductase complex I; shuttles electrons from NADH, via FMN and iron-sulfur (Fe-S) centers, to quinones in the respiratory chain; NuoF is part of the soluble NADH dehydrogenase fragment, which represents the electron input part of NADH dehydrogenase), producing LPGREFKAIIPGGSSVPVITREEAEADSCTMDYEGFGTVGTMLGSGGVIVYDNTVCIVRALEILARFYAHESCGQCTPCREGTGWLNKVLHRIENGQGHPDEVDLILDVANNIDGETICPLGDAAAWPVQSAVKRFRAEFEHHVIHHACLPGTVKY from the coding sequence CGTTACCCGGTCGAGAATTCAAAGCGATTATCCCAGGCGGCTCTTCGGTACCAGTCATCACTCGCGAAGAGGCGGAAGCCGATAGCTGTACGATGGATTATGAAGGCTTTGGCACAGTCGGCACGATGCTCGGTTCCGGCGGCGTAATTGTGTACGACAACACGGTTTGCATCGTCCGAGCGTTGGAAATTCTTGCCCGGTTCTATGCCCATGAATCGTGTGGACAATGTACGCCCTGCCGTGAAGGCACCGGCTGGCTGAATAAAGTGTTACATCGCATCGAGAATGGACAGGGACACCCGGACGAAGTCGATTTAATTCTCGATGTCGCAAACAATATCGATGGGGAAACGATTTGTCCCCTTGGTGATGCGGCAGCTTGGCCGGTCCAGAGTGCCGTCAAGCGTTTCCGCGCCGAATTCGAGCATCATGTGATTCATCATGCTTGTTTACCCGGAACTGTAAAGTATTGA